Proteins encoded in a region of the Streptomyces sp. NBC_00513 genome:
- a CDS encoding excalibur calcium-binding domain-containing protein: MARWDKAGRAVTVVLASIWFGVLLATASGPKPVRDDAKPGSQPVVTVTVTASAPTLAAPSSTPSPTPVSASPTPVSPSVSAPASVPPVAAPAQPQDPQAPPSRPHAPAPARADDGKAGTSDDAPAAVGASSGGSSTSGGGGRAYYRNCTAVRDAGAAPIRRGDPGFDSHLDRDGDGIACE, encoded by the coding sequence ATGGCCCGCTGGGACAAGGCCGGCCGGGCGGTAACCGTGGTCCTGGCCTCGATCTGGTTCGGTGTACTGCTTGCCACCGCCTCCGGCCCGAAGCCTGTGCGCGACGATGCGAAACCCGGTTCCCAGCCGGTGGTCACCGTCACCGTCACCGCGTCGGCCCCCACCTTGGCCGCCCCCTCTTCCACGCCTTCGCCGACACCCGTTTCGGCATCACCCACACCTGTCTCGCCGTCTGTCTCCGCACCGGCGTCGGTCCCGCCCGTTGCCGCCCCGGCCCAGCCGCAGGATCCCCAGGCTCCGCCGAGCCGGCCACACGCCCCGGCCCCGGCGCGGGCTGACGACGGGAAGGCGGGGACCTCGGATGACGCTCCGGCGGCCGTGGGGGCTTCGTCAGGCGGGAGTTCGACCAGCGGGGGAGGAGGCAGGGCGTACTACCGCAACTGCACGGCGGTCAGGGATGCGGGGGCAGCTCCGATCCGCCGCGGGGACCCCGGTTTCGACAGCCACCTCGATCGCGATGGCGACGGCATCGCCTGCGAGTGA